Proteins encoded in a region of the Mixophyes fleayi isolate aMixFle1 chromosome 5, aMixFle1.hap1, whole genome shotgun sequence genome:
- the RARRES2 gene encoding retinoic acid receptor responder protein 2, with protein sequence MKTAARTWWIISVLLVLAAEGDVPLDKLTEIQNKAVRLVMENFHNKDNLKNGFKLSSVLEAGQIEYGSGIFVNLEFTIQQTTCQKHQWTQSDCEFTRNKIKFNCFSCFKFDYEDEVQSQVIDCARPHFVKDRVAQRKKTCREVEMKNAGKIIGSYSFLKSQ encoded by the exons ATGAAGACCGCCGCTAGGACATGGTGGATCATTTCTGTGCTTCTTGTTCTGGCCGCAGAGGGTGATGTCCCATTGGATAAACTCACGGAGATCCAGAACAAGGCGGTTAGGCTGGTCATGGAAAATTTCCATAATAAGGACAACCTGAAGAATGGATTCAAATTGTCCTCCGTGCTGGAAGCCGGTCAAATT GAATATGGTTCTGGGATATTTGTCAATCTGGAGTTCACTATACAACAGACGACCTGTCAGAAACATCAGTGGACACAGTCGGACTGCGAGTTCACGAGGAACAAG ATCAAGTTCAACTGCTTTTCCTGCTTCAAGTTTGATTATGAAGATGAAGTTCAATCTCAAGTCATTGATTGCGCTCGCCCACATTTCGTGAAG GACCGAGTTGCCCAAAGAAAAAAGACCTGCAGAGAAGTAGAGATGAAAAATGCCGGGAAAATAATAGGAAGTTACAGTTTCCTGAAATCCCAGTGA